A single window of Vibrio sp. HB236076 DNA harbors:
- a CDS encoding SDR family NAD(P)-dependent oxidoreductase: protein MKKTILITGATDGIGYETAKSLVEIGHNVIVHGRNPAKVKQVSEQLMAINSTVNIEALIADLSQQEAVNTMTTQLESRDGQIDIVINNAGIFTTSAPINEKGLDIRFMVNTLAPYQITKALLPLMPSSGRVVNLSSAAQKSVNLDALKGTVRLGDNDAYAQSKLALTMWSHALGNAQGSHGPVIISVNPKSFLGSKMVNQAYGIAGSDLSIGADILVRAALSDEFATAQGRYYDNDIGAFSDAHPDTYQASKVESLIEAMDHLLADQ from the coding sequence ATGAAAAAAACAATTTTAATTACCGGTGCCACCGATGGCATCGGCTACGAAACCGCAAAGTCTCTTGTCGAGATTGGCCATAATGTGATTGTTCACGGCCGAAACCCAGCCAAAGTAAAACAAGTTAGTGAGCAACTCATGGCGATAAACAGCACAGTGAACATTGAAGCCCTGATCGCTGATCTGTCTCAGCAAGAGGCGGTGAATACCATGACGACGCAGTTAGAAAGCCGAGATGGTCAGATCGATATCGTGATCAATAATGCGGGTATTTTCACAACATCAGCGCCTATTAATGAAAAAGGCTTAGATATTCGTTTTATGGTCAATACCTTAGCGCCATATCAAATCACGAAAGCGTTACTTCCATTAATGCCAAGCTCTGGCCGTGTCGTCAACCTCTCCTCTGCCGCGCAAAAATCTGTCAATCTCGACGCGCTTAAGGGCACAGTTCGTCTTGGCGATAACGATGCATACGCACAAAGTAAACTGGCTTTAACCATGTGGTCTCACGCCCTTGGCAACGCGCAAGGCAGTCACGGTCCTGTCATCATCTCAGTTAATCCTAAGTCCTTTTTGGGCAGTAAAATGGTCAATCAAGCCTACGGAATAGCGGGCAGCGACTTGAGCATTGGTGCCGACATTCTGGTCCGTGCAGCGTTATCTGATGAATTTGCGACAGCACAAGGTCGATACTATGACAATGATATTGGTGCATTTTCCGATGCCCACCCCGATACTTATCAAGCCAGTAAGGTTGAAAGCTTGATCGAGGCGATGGATCATTTATTAGCCGACCAATAA
- a CDS encoding LysR family transcriptional regulator, with protein MNIEHLKMFVRLASTHNISLAGSALGLSPAVASTYISKLEQSLNVRLVHRTTRQVSLTQEGIAFLPHAREVLESVESARASVGAGKAVPQGVLRISAPASFGRMHLIPLMKEFTQHYPQLTLDFRLSDSIIDLVEGGFDVAIRNAALKDSTLVARKLASDTRRLCVSPDYIEQYGQPEHPNDLMEHRFLHLSGTETCLFETAKGELAIKPKGHFFADNGEAVRDACIAGLGIAICSTWCCNQSLQNGELVEVLTDYRLKTDSAIWAVYPSSRMLAPKVRAFIDFFSERFGPEPYWDSPNSEITGQSK; from the coding sequence ATGAATATTGAGCATTTAAAGATGTTTGTCCGCTTGGCATCAACTCACAACATCAGCTTGGCTGGCAGTGCGTTAGGGCTATCTCCTGCGGTGGCGAGTACTTACATCAGCAAATTAGAGCAGTCGTTAAATGTACGTTTGGTACACAGAACGACCCGGCAAGTCTCTTTAACTCAAGAAGGGATTGCATTTTTACCACATGCGAGAGAGGTGCTAGAGAGTGTTGAGTCAGCTCGGGCATCGGTTGGCGCGGGTAAAGCCGTGCCTCAGGGGGTGTTAAGGATTTCCGCTCCTGCATCATTTGGCCGTATGCATTTGATTCCATTAATGAAAGAGTTTACCCAGCACTACCCTCAGCTGACGTTGGATTTTCGACTGTCCGATAGCATTATCGATTTGGTTGAAGGTGGTTTTGATGTGGCAATCCGCAATGCCGCATTGAAAGACTCCACTTTAGTTGCGAGGAAATTGGCCTCGGATACCCGACGTTTGTGTGTGTCTCCAGATTACATCGAACAGTATGGGCAGCCAGAACACCCCAATGATTTAATGGAGCATCGCTTTTTGCATTTAAGTGGTACCGAAACGTGTTTGTTCGAAACAGCCAAAGGCGAGTTAGCGATCAAGCCGAAGGGACATTTTTTTGCCGATAATGGTGAGGCCGTACGCGATGCCTGTATTGCTGGTTTAGGGATTGCTATTTGCTCGACGTGGTGTTGCAATCAATCGCTTCAAAATGGTGAGTTGGTAGAAGTCTTGACTGATTACCGTCTCAAAACGGACTCGGCAATTTGGGCGGTTTATCCAAGCTCCAGAATGTTAGCGCCTAAAGTACGAGCATTTATCGACTTTTTCTCCGAACGTTTTGGACCAGAGCCTTATTGGGACAGCCCAAATAGCGAAATAACAGGACAGTCTAAATAA
- a CDS encoding VOC family protein, producing the protein MLVGVTLGSRDLHKAGEFYDQLLAVVGMERTMQVEGEIGYGPIGGTSCFWVLTPFNQKPATVGNGVQVTFQARSRAEVDAFHQKALDLGGSDEGAPGYRYRPHYYGAYCRDLDGNKLHVMFEGQDESI; encoded by the coding sequence ATGTTAGTCGGAGTCACACTTGGTAGTCGAGATTTACACAAAGCGGGTGAGTTTTATGATCAGTTACTCGCCGTAGTCGGGATGGAGCGCACCATGCAAGTTGAGGGTGAAATCGGTTATGGCCCAATTGGTGGGACGAGTTGCTTTTGGGTATTAACCCCTTTTAATCAAAAGCCTGCGACCGTTGGTAATGGTGTTCAGGTTACTTTTCAGGCGCGATCTCGAGCTGAAGTGGATGCGTTTCACCAAAAGGCGCTGGATCTAGGTGGTTCTGATGAAGGTGCACCGGGATATCGTTATCGTCCTCATTACTACGGTGCTTATTGCCGCGATCTTGATGGGAACAAATTGCATGTGATGTTTGAAGGGCAAGATGAATCAATATAA
- a CDS encoding DUF1330 domain-containing protein, which produces MTQKYFSVLEVTPTSQDWLEEYSEVASPRVAHYGGRYIAKTTEHMTLEGNREQPAVRAIIEWPSKQAALNFMQDPLYKPQLDARTQGSVSHHALLEGIDLAEDN; this is translated from the coding sequence ATGACGCAAAAATATTTCTCCGTTTTAGAAGTCACGCCAACCAGTCAAGATTGGCTTGAAGAATACTCAGAAGTCGCCAGCCCACGAGTGGCTCACTACGGGGGGCGCTACATTGCAAAAACCACCGAACATATGACTCTTGAAGGCAACCGAGAACAGCCTGCAGTTCGCGCAATCATCGAATGGCCAAGTAAACAAGCCGCTCTCAACTTCATGCAAGATCCGCTTTATAAACCACAACTCGACGCCAGAACCCAGGGCTCAGTAAGCCATCATGCTTTACTTGAAGGGATTGATTTGGCTGAAGATAACTAA
- the uvrA gene encoding excinuclease ABC subunit UvrA has product MDKIEVRGARTHNLKDINLTIPRDKLIVITGLSGSGKSSLAFDTLYAEGQRRYVESLSAYARQFLSLMEKPDVDHIEGLSPAISIEQKSTSHNPRSTVGTITEIYDYLRLLYARVGEPRCPDHDEPLAAQTVSQMVDKVLEQAEGSRWMLLAPIIKERKGEHSKTLQNLAAQGFIRARIDGEICDLSDPPSLELQKKHTIEVVVDRFKIRDDLQQRLAESFETALELTGGVVVASSMDEPGNDIVFSANFACSQCGYSMQELEPRLFSFNNPAGACSTCDGLGVQQYFDADRVVTDPSLSLADGAIRGWDKRNFYYYQMLSALAEHYDFDLSTPFEKLPKKIQSVILQGSGRQNIEFKYVNDRGDMRVKRHPFEGILNTLERRYHETESNSVREDLSKLISTKSCASCGGTRLRQEARHVFIGDTNLPTITELSIGDTLRFFENLELTGQRAKIAEKVMKEIHDRLHFLVNVGLNYLNLSRSAETLSGGEAQRIRLASQIGAGLVGVMYVLDEPSIGLHQRDNERLLKTLNHLRDLGNTVLVVEHDEDAIRSADHVIDIGPGAGVHGGSICAQGSVEDIIATEDSLTGQYLSGRQAIAVPAQRTPVDKKKMVNLSGASGNNLKDVDFNLPVGLFTCITGVSGSGKSTLINDTFFKIAHTALNGATTAKPAPYKKIKGLEHFDKVIDIDQSPIGRTPRSNPATYTGIFTPIRELFAGTQESRSRGYKPGRFSFNVRGGRCEACQGDGVIKVEMHFLPDVYVPCDTCQGKRYNRETLDIRYKGKTIAEVLELTVEDAREFFAPVPVIARKLQTLIDVGLSYIRLGQAATTLSGGEAQRVKLARELSKRDTGKTLYILDEPTTGLHFHDIAQLLTVLHQLRDRGNTVVVIEHNLDVIKTADWIVDLGPEGGQGGGEIIAQGTPEDVAKVVGSHTARFLGPLLTAKN; this is encoded by the coding sequence ATGGATAAGATCGAAGTACGCGGTGCCCGCACTCATAACTTAAAAGACATCAACCTAACCATTCCTCGAGATAAACTGATTGTGATCACGGGGCTATCGGGTTCAGGCAAATCCTCATTGGCCTTTGATACTCTCTATGCCGAAGGGCAAAGACGCTATGTTGAGTCCCTCTCAGCTTACGCGCGCCAGTTTTTATCCTTAATGGAAAAACCCGATGTCGACCACATTGAAGGCTTGTCGCCAGCGATTTCGATCGAGCAAAAATCCACCTCACACAACCCTCGCTCAACCGTCGGCACCATTACCGAAATCTACGATTATCTGCGCTTGTTGTATGCGCGCGTCGGTGAGCCTCGCTGCCCAGATCACGATGAGCCACTAGCGGCACAAACCGTGAGCCAAATGGTTGATAAAGTCTTGGAACAAGCTGAAGGCAGCCGCTGGATGCTCCTTGCTCCAATCATTAAAGAGCGCAAAGGCGAACACAGTAAAACCCTGCAAAACCTCGCCGCTCAAGGTTTTATCCGCGCTCGCATCGATGGCGAGATCTGCGACCTATCCGATCCACCGTCGCTCGAACTACAAAAGAAACACACGATAGAAGTGGTGGTCGACCGCTTTAAGATTCGCGACGACTTGCAACAGCGCTTGGCCGAATCGTTCGAAACCGCCCTAGAGCTCACTGGCGGCGTGGTAGTGGCCTCTTCGATGGACGAGCCTGGCAACGACATCGTCTTTTCGGCTAACTTCGCCTGTTCACAATGTGGCTACAGCATGCAAGAGCTCGAGCCAAGGCTGTTTTCGTTCAACAACCCAGCCGGCGCCTGTTCGACCTGTGATGGCCTTGGCGTGCAACAGTACTTCGACGCCGACCGCGTGGTCACCGACCCATCGCTCAGTTTGGCCGATGGGGCAATTCGCGGTTGGGACAAACGAAATTTTTATTACTATCAAATGCTCAGCGCCTTAGCAGAGCATTATGATTTTGATCTTTCCACGCCGTTCGAAAAACTGCCAAAGAAAATTCAATCGGTTATTTTGCAAGGCTCTGGCCGTCAAAATATTGAGTTTAAATACGTCAATGACCGCGGTGATATGCGCGTCAAACGCCATCCTTTTGAAGGCATTCTCAACACGCTTGAACGCCGCTACCACGAAACCGAATCGAACAGCGTTCGCGAAGATCTCAGCAAGTTGATTTCAACCAAATCTTGCGCCAGTTGTGGTGGCACCCGCTTGCGTCAAGAAGCTCGCCACGTGTTTATCGGCGACACCAACTTGCCGACCATTACCGAACTCAGCATTGGCGACACCTTGCGCTTTTTCGAGAACTTAGAGCTCACAGGGCAGCGTGCCAAAATCGCCGAAAAAGTCATGAAAGAGATCCACGACCGCTTGCACTTTTTGGTCAATGTGGGGCTCAATTATCTCAACCTATCGCGCAGTGCAGAAACCCTCTCCGGCGGTGAAGCGCAACGCATTCGACTGGCGAGCCAAATTGGCGCTGGTTTGGTTGGCGTGATGTACGTTCTCGATGAGCCTTCGATTGGCTTGCATCAACGCGACAACGAACGCTTGCTCAAAACCCTCAATCACCTGCGTGATCTTGGTAATACCGTTTTGGTCGTCGAACACGATGAAGACGCCATTCGCAGTGCCGATCACGTGATCGACATCGGCCCCGGCGCTGGGGTTCATGGCGGCAGTATCTGTGCACAAGGCAGCGTTGAAGACATCATCGCCACTGAAGATTCATTAACCGGCCAATACTTAAGTGGCCGACAAGCGATTGCCGTACCTGCACAGCGCACCCCGGTCGACAAGAAAAAAATGGTCAATTTGAGTGGCGCCAGTGGCAACAACCTCAAGGACGTTGACTTCAATCTGCCCGTCGGTCTATTCACGTGTATCACCGGTGTATCGGGGTCAGGTAAATCGACCTTGATCAACGATACGTTTTTCAAAATTGCCCACACCGCGCTCAATGGCGCCACCACAGCCAAACCGGCGCCGTATAAAAAGATCAAAGGATTGGAGCACTTCGACAAAGTCATCGACATTGATCAAAGCCCGATTGGCCGCACGCCGCGCTCTAACCCTGCGACCTACACAGGGATTTTCACGCCAATACGCGAATTGTTTGCCGGCACACAAGAGTCACGCTCTCGTGGCTACAAACCTGGCCGCTTTAGTTTTAACGTGCGCGGCGGCCGCTGTGAAGCTTGTCAGGGTGACGGTGTCATCAAAGTTGAAATGCACTTTTTACCCGATGTCTATGTCCCTTGCGATACTTGCCAAGGGAAACGCTACAACCGCGAAACCCTCGACATTCGCTACAAAGGCAAAACCATTGCGGAAGTACTTGAATTAACAGTTGAAGACGCTCGTGAGTTCTTTGCCCCCGTGCCGGTAATAGCCCGTAAACTGCAAACTCTGATCGACGTCGGCTTGTCTTACATTCGCCTCGGTCAAGCGGCCACTACCTTGTCTGGTGGTGAAGCGCAGCGCGTTAAATTAGCTCGTGAGCTATCAAAACGCGACACAGGCAAAACGCTATACATTCTCGATGAGCCAACGACAGGGTTGCACTTTCACGATATTGCTCAGCTACTTACCGTTCTTCATCAGCTAAGGGATCGCGGCAATACCGTGGTGGTCATCGAGCACAATCTCGACGTGATCAAAACCGCTGACTGGATTGTCGACCTCGGGCCAGAGGGGGGGCAAGGCGGCGGCGAAATCATTGCGCAAGGCACGCCAGAAGACGTTGCTAAAGTAGTTGGTTCGCACACCGCACGCTTTCTTGGCCCATTATTGACGGCAAAAAATTAA
- a CDS encoding alanine--glyoxylate aminotransferase family protein: protein MTFERFYPPQRTLMGPGPSDISPQVLQALSRPTIGHLDPCFISLMDEIKQLLRYAFQTKNELTFPISAPGSAGMEACIVNLVEPGDQVIVCRNGVFGERLRENVIRCGGEPIVVDDEWGQPVSVNKVKHAFEQHPDCRLLAFVHAETSTGVLSDAKALSDIAKQFQALTIVDAVTSLGGVPLYVDDWQLDAVYSGSQKCLSCVPGLSPVTFSERAVHKMQSRQTPVQSWFLDQNLILGYWGGQNQRSYHHTAPVNSLYALHESLVMLANEGLEKSWQRHRDMHQLLVHGLSDLDIGFIVDDDVRLPQLNAIRVPSGVEEALVRYQLLQRFNLEIGAGLGKMAGQAWRVGLMGYGAREENVALCLHALEKVLRD from the coding sequence ATGACATTTGAACGCTTTTACCCGCCGCAACGAACCTTGATGGGCCCGGGGCCGTCAGACATTTCACCACAAGTATTACAAGCGCTGAGTCGGCCAACAATAGGTCACCTAGATCCTTGTTTTATATCGCTAATGGATGAAATAAAACAGCTATTGCGCTATGCCTTTCAAACTAAAAATGAGCTGACTTTTCCTATTTCTGCTCCGGGTAGTGCGGGGATGGAAGCCTGTATTGTCAATTTAGTTGAACCTGGCGATCAAGTGATTGTGTGTCGAAATGGGGTGTTCGGCGAGCGCTTAAGAGAGAATGTTATACGCTGTGGCGGTGAGCCTATTGTGGTTGATGATGAATGGGGGCAACCGGTTAGCGTGAACAAAGTAAAACACGCTTTTGAGCAGCATCCCGATTGCCGATTACTCGCTTTCGTTCATGCAGAAACCTCTACCGGTGTGTTATCTGATGCCAAGGCGCTCTCTGATATTGCTAAGCAGTTTCAAGCATTGACTATTGTTGATGCGGTGACATCTTTAGGTGGGGTGCCATTGTATGTCGATGATTGGCAACTCGATGCGGTGTATTCTGGCAGTCAGAAGTGTTTATCGTGTGTACCAGGTTTATCGCCGGTGACTTTTTCTGAGCGTGCGGTACACAAAATGCAATCGCGTCAAACCCCTGTGCAAAGTTGGTTTCTCGACCAAAACCTAATTTTGGGTTATTGGGGAGGTCAGAATCAGCGAAGTTATCATCATACTGCTCCGGTTAATAGTCTTTATGCACTTCACGAGTCGTTGGTGATGCTGGCTAATGAGGGCTTAGAAAAAAGCTGGCAACGACATCGGGACATGCATCAACTGCTGGTGCATGGTTTGAGCGACTTAGACATAGGATTTATTGTGGACGATGATGTAAGGTTGCCGCAACTCAATGCCATTCGGGTTCCCTCTGGCGTTGAAGAGGCCTTGGTGCGTTATCAACTATTGCAGCGTTTTAATCTCGAAATTGGTGCAGGGCTAGGCAAGATGGCTGGGCAAGCATGGCGTGTCGGTTTGATGGGCTATGGTGCCCGTGAGGAAAATGTCGCCCTTTGTTTACACGCCTTGGAAAAAGTACTCAGAGATTAA
- a CDS encoding transposase — translation MTTARKHLVKTEVTPYYHCTSRCVRRTFLCGNDPLTGRSFEHRKDWIEQRLWSLSAIFCIDICAYAIMSNHYHLVIHINTYKAESLSNTEVLKRWEKIHKIPANLRLLFRKTTLNKQEKALINRHLSLWRQRLSSLSWFMRELNMGIAQQANKEDKCTGHFWESRYTSKALLDEQALISAMAYTDLNPIRANIATTPENSAYTSIQLRCKALKEEQPQPKPLAILSSAHYSNDTFTLPFSLCDYLKFVDWVGRLIKEDKPGAIPKNIPSILTRLNWPLETCCQSYRRFGQKGVQWIGSQESVNRAQLQLKRKKMKALRLS, via the coding sequence ATGACCACTGCACGCAAGCACCTCGTGAAAACAGAAGTAACGCCTTACTATCACTGTACTTCTCGCTGTGTAAGACGAACGTTTCTCTGTGGTAACGATCCTCTAACCGGACGTAGCTTTGAGCATCGTAAAGATTGGATTGAACAACGTCTTTGGTCATTAAGCGCCATCTTTTGTATTGATATTTGTGCCTATGCTATTATGAGTAACCACTATCATCTCGTGATACATATAAACACCTACAAAGCTGAAAGTTTAAGCAATACAGAAGTACTTAAGCGCTGGGAAAAAATCCATAAGATTCCTGCTAACTTACGGCTATTATTCAGGAAAACCACTCTAAACAAGCAAGAAAAAGCGTTAATTAACCGACACCTATCATTGTGGCGGCAACGTTTGTCGAGTTTGAGTTGGTTTATGAGAGAATTGAATATGGGCATTGCCCAACAGGCGAATAAAGAAGATAAGTGTACAGGGCATTTTTGGGAGAGTCGCTACACATCCAAAGCACTATTGGACGAGCAAGCCTTGATCAGCGCCATGGCATACACCGACTTAAACCCAATAAGAGCTAACATTGCCACTACACCGGAAAACTCAGCTTACACATCGATTCAACTTAGATGCAAAGCTCTAAAGGAAGAACAACCACAACCTAAACCATTGGCAATATTAAGCTCAGCCCATTACTCAAACGATACATTTACACTCCCTTTTAGCCTTTGCGATTACCTGAAATTTGTCGACTGGGTTGGCAGACTCATTAAAGAAGATAAGCCAGGAGCGATCCCCAAGAACATCCCAAGTATTTTGACAAGACTTAATTGGCCGCTAGAAACTTGCTGCCAATCTTATCGACGGTTTGGCCAAAAAGGAGTGCAATGGATTGGTAGCCAGGAAAGTGTCAACAGGGCTCAGTTGCAACTAAAGCGCAAGAAAATGAAAGCGCTGCGGCTATCATAA
- the lysC gene encoding lysine-sensitive aspartokinase 3 gives MSAFNVAKFGGTSVADFEAMSRCAAIVKSNPQTRLVVSSACSGVTNLLVLLANGVADIEERQSIITKLEHIHFSILEHLNDTDMVRVELERILDTVRSLAEASAIQVSNKLTDHLVACGELMSTYILAQLMVEQGLDAVRFDIRDVLKTDDQFGRAEPDVTLTGQLAMETLRPLCEAKVVVTQGFIGSDDAGNTTTLGRGGSDYSAALIAEAVKAQGLQIWTDVPGIYTTDPRIAPNASPIPEISFNEASEMANFGAKILHPATLVPALRHDIPVFVGSSKAPEQGGTWIRHQVESSPQFRALALRSNQTMVTLRSAKMFHAYGFLAKVFEILAKHKVSVDLITTSEISVSITLDKTDTSGGSPELPTEVRAELEELAHVDVERNLSLVALIGNQMETKGYAKQVFSTLGDYHLRMICYGASDHNLCFLVDADEAKNVVQKLHSTLFE, from the coding sequence GTGAGCGCATTTAATGTTGCAAAATTTGGTGGTACTAGTGTTGCTGATTTCGAGGCAATGAGCCGTTGTGCAGCGATTGTAAAAAGCAATCCGCAAACTCGATTGGTGGTCAGCAGTGCTTGCTCCGGAGTCACTAACCTATTGGTTTTACTTGCTAATGGTGTTGCAGACATCGAGGAGCGTCAATCCATTATCACCAAACTTGAGCACATTCATTTTTCAATTTTAGAGCACCTTAACGATACTGATATGGTGCGCGTAGAACTCGAACGCATTTTAGATACCGTCCGTAGCTTAGCAGAAGCGTCTGCCATCCAAGTGAGCAACAAATTGACGGATCACCTCGTCGCTTGCGGTGAATTAATGTCGACTTATATACTCGCGCAACTGATGGTCGAACAAGGTCTCGATGCGGTAAGGTTTGATATTCGTGATGTGCTAAAAACCGACGACCAATTCGGCAGAGCAGAACCCGATGTGACACTAACAGGTCAACTGGCCATGGAAACACTACGCCCTTTATGTGAGGCAAAAGTTGTTGTTACCCAAGGTTTTATTGGTTCAGATGATGCGGGCAATACCACAACACTAGGGCGAGGTGGCAGTGACTACAGCGCCGCTCTCATTGCAGAAGCAGTGAAAGCACAAGGCCTACAAATTTGGACCGATGTCCCAGGGATTTATACCACCGACCCAAGAATAGCTCCGAATGCTTCTCCGATCCCTGAAATTAGCTTCAACGAAGCCTCTGAAATGGCGAACTTTGGCGCGAAAATTTTGCACCCAGCGACACTAGTTCCAGCACTTCGCCATGATATTCCTGTTTTTGTCGGTTCATCAAAAGCGCCCGAGCAAGGCGGTACCTGGATTCGTCATCAAGTCGAAAGCTCTCCTCAATTTAGAGCCCTTGCTTTGCGTAGTAATCAAACTATGGTTACTTTGCGCAGTGCAAAAATGTTCCACGCCTACGGATTCTTAGCAAAAGTTTTCGAAATTTTAGCCAAGCACAAGGTTTCTGTTGACTTGATCACGACCTCTGAAATCAGCGTTTCCATTACACTCGACAAAACCGACACCTCCGGCGGCTCTCCAGAACTTCCTACTGAAGTAAGAGCAGAACTCGAAGAATTGGCCCACGTCGACGTAGAAAGAAATCTCAGTTTAGTTGCTCTCATTGGCAATCAAATGGAAACAAAGGGCTATGCAAAACAAGTATTTAGCACTTTGGGTGATTACCACCTTCGCATGATTTGTTACGGAGCAAGCGACCACAACCTGTGTTTCTTAGTCGATGCAGACGAAGCTAAAAATGTGGTACAAAAGCTTCATAGCACGCTATTTGAATAA
- a CDS encoding PglL family O-oligosaccharyltransferase — MASSSAINQANNAQLLLPSPDVDRKREPNTMAIVHYSGTKLAPKPIVLPLTRLFMVSMAVLYLFAMHIFLPNSGGEGFSLPFNLTTWIAASWIIGIGLWQAWRMNTWRVSKLSVLLLVVCVLMSLPIFYPESDLSHALPRLVGLWAGWLFLSVLQQFKLNNNQKQSLLFLIILAANIEALFAYYQYFLLDADNLLGYNIDSNRPYGIFQQPNVISSFLATGLILATYCFARLPYKYNKHWFIHAVCLVTPTILLPLIIMIASRTAWLATFVSLVLMLPYLRRFVPWRRAMTWAMMCLIGIVLGAGLITDQQLDGESVAAQKLGLTSSRSFTYPQSLDMLIEKPFSGYGYGRFEESYILYTAHQHALNPDYPAGLPNLTHPQNELLYWGVEGGALPLLGILIAGCYVIYRLRRGKPGTRLATFSILVPILLHTQLEYPFYLSSIHWLSFLILLYWIDQRGGKIYDLPLWRGWKKGLQVSCWLIPTVTTLVLVTTLQSGLALTRYEAEGEDHPEQLSALLNAYLWQDRLDKARYTADLKDGLRDQDPIALERYIHWALGMIQNQPRTEYYRNLLTAYRQLDMPLKVQQVKKEADFLFPGHDFAPDNNAPKGTATTPLNRAL; from the coding sequence ATGGCATCATCGAGTGCAATAAACCAAGCCAATAACGCCCAGCTTTTGCTACCGTCACCCGACGTTGACCGAAAAAGAGAACCTAACACCATGGCCATCGTTCACTACAGCGGCACCAAACTGGCTCCAAAGCCAATCGTTTTACCTCTAACTCGACTGTTTATGGTCTCCATGGCCGTGTTGTATTTATTCGCTATGCACATTTTTTTGCCCAACAGCGGCGGAGAAGGCTTTTCGCTCCCCTTTAACCTCACCACGTGGATTGCCGCGTCTTGGATTATTGGCATTGGTTTGTGGCAGGCATGGCGTATGAACACTTGGCGAGTCAGCAAACTCAGCGTCTTGTTGTTGGTGGTCTGCGTCTTGATGAGCCTGCCGATATTCTACCCCGAATCCGACCTAAGCCACGCGCTTCCTCGCCTGGTGGGACTCTGGGCTGGTTGGCTTTTTTTATCAGTATTACAACAATTTAAGCTGAACAACAATCAAAAGCAGAGCTTGCTATTTTTGATTATTCTCGCCGCCAATATCGAAGCGCTGTTCGCCTATTATCAATACTTTTTACTCGATGCCGACAACTTGCTCGGTTACAACATCGACAGCAACCGGCCCTATGGGATCTTTCAACAGCCAAATGTGATCTCAAGCTTTTTGGCCACGGGGCTCATCTTAGCCACCTATTGCTTTGCTCGTTTGCCCTATAAATACAACAAACACTGGTTTATTCACGCCGTGTGTTTGGTCACACCAACAATTTTATTACCGCTGATCATCATGATCGCCTCACGCACCGCTTGGCTGGCGACTTTCGTCTCATTAGTGCTGATGCTGCCGTATTTGCGCCGTTTTGTCCCTTGGCGACGTGCAATGACCTGGGCGATGATGTGTTTGATCGGCATCGTACTCGGCGCAGGGCTTATCACCGACCAGCAACTCGACGGCGAAAGTGTCGCCGCACAAAAACTCGGGCTCACCTCATCGCGCTCATTTACTTACCCGCAAAGCCTGGACATGCTGATCGAAAAACCCTTTAGTGGCTATGGATACGGGCGCTTTGAAGAAAGCTATATTTTGTATACCGCCCATCAACACGCCCTCAATCCAGACTACCCTGCCGGTTTGCCCAACCTCACTCACCCACAAAACGAGCTGTTGTACTGGGGCGTAGAAGGTGGTGCTCTGCCCTTACTGGGTATTCTCATTGCGGGGTGTTATGTGATTTATCGCCTGCGACGTGGTAAACCGGGTACGCGCTTAGCCACCTTTTCGATCTTGGTACCGATACTATTGCATACCCAACTCGAGTATCCGTTCTATCTATCGTCAATTCACTGGCTTTCATTTTTGATCTTGCTTTACTGGATCGATCAGCGCGGTGGAAAAATCTACGACTTACCGCTGTGGAGAGGCTGGAAAAAAGGATTGCAAGTGAGCTGCTGGCTTATTCCAACCGTGACTACTCTGGTGTTGGTGACCACTTTACAAAGCGGGCTGGCTCTCACCCGTTACGAGGCCGAAGGGGAAGATCACCCCGAGCAACTGAGTGCTTTACTCAACGCCTACCTGTGGCAAGACCGACTCGACAAAGCGCGTTACACCGCCGACCTAAAAGACGGCCTCAGAGACCAAGACCCCATTGCTCTTGAGCGCTATATCCATTGGGCATTAGGCATGATTCAAAATCAACCTAGAACGGAATACTACCGCAATTTACTCACCGCTTATCGTCAACTTGACATGCCGTTAAAAGTCCAACAGGTGAAAAAAGAGGCCGATTTCTTGTTCCCGGGACACGACTTTGCCCCCGATAACAACGCGCCAAAAGGCACCGCGACCACCCCGCTAAACCGCGCTTTGTAG